The Helianthus annuus cultivar XRQ/B chromosome 16, HanXRQr2.0-SUNRISE, whole genome shotgun sequence genome includes a window with the following:
- the LOC110917391 gene encoding cellulose synthase-like protein E1 isoform X2, whose amino-acid sequence MCCFTDEENGNKIAYLEMGGMDANGGPCYIGSGCFHRRHTLCGAIYTAFFKQEWNGETTRNENESVSVLEERCKPLASCTYEKNTQWGKDVGLLYGYPSEDIVTGLTIQCRGWKSVYLNPERKGFVGIAPTTLLDVLVQHKRWSEGQFSILISNCCPFSYGYKRIPFILQMAYTL is encoded by the exons ATGTGCTGTTTCACGGATGAAGAGAATGGAAACAAGATTGCTTAT TTGGAAATGGGAGGCATGGATGCTAATGGAGGACCTTGCTATATAGGCAGTGGATGCTTTCACAGAAGACACACGCTTTGTGGGGCCATATACACCGCGTTCTTTAAACAAGAATGGAATGGAGAAACTACAAGAAACGAAAACGAAAGCGTGAGTGTCCTGGAAGAAAGATGCAAACCACTTGCAAGCTGTACCTATGAAAAGAACACCCAATGGGGAAAGGATGTCGGTCTGTTGTACGGTTATCCATCCGAAGACATTGTTACAGGTTTAACAATACAATGCCGAGGCTGGAAATCTGTATACCTTAATCCAGAAAGAAAGGGATTTGTAGGAATCGCACCCACGACACTTTTAGACGTGTTAGTGCAGCATAAACGATGGTCCGAAGGCCAGTTTAGCATATTAATCTCAAATTGTTGTCCTTTTTCATATGGGTATAAAAGAATCCCCTTCATACTTCAAATGGCATACACACTGTAG
- the LOC110917391 gene encoding cellulose synthase-like protein E1 isoform X1, translated as MCCFTDEENGNKIAYVQFPQSSYNITTHDLYASCFRVPNELEMGGMDANGGPCYIGSGCFHRRHTLCGAIYTAFFKQEWNGETTRNENESVSVLEERCKPLASCTYEKNTQWGKDVGLLYGYPSEDIVTGLTIQCRGWKSVYLNPERKGFVGIAPTTLLDVLVQHKRWSEGQFSILISNCCPFSYGYKRIPFILQMAYTL; from the exons ATGTGCTGTTTCACGGATGAAGAGAATGGAAACAAGATTGCTTATGTACAGTTTCCTCAAAGTTCATATAACATCACAACACATGATCTATATGCAAGTTGTTTTAGAGTACCTAATGAG TTGGAAATGGGAGGCATGGATGCTAATGGAGGACCTTGCTATATAGGCAGTGGATGCTTTCACAGAAGACACACGCTTTGTGGGGCCATATACACCGCGTTCTTTAAACAAGAATGGAATGGAGAAACTACAAGAAACGAAAACGAAAGCGTGAGTGTCCTGGAAGAAAGATGCAAACCACTTGCAAGCTGTACCTATGAAAAGAACACCCAATGGGGAAAGGATGTCGGTCTGTTGTACGGTTATCCATCCGAAGACATTGTTACAGGTTTAACAATACAATGCCGAGGCTGGAAATCTGTATACCTTAATCCAGAAAGAAAGGGATTTGTAGGAATCGCACCCACGACACTTTTAGACGTGTTAGTGCAGCATAAACGATGGTCCGAAGGCCAGTTTAGCATATTAATCTCAAATTGTTGTCCTTTTTCATATGGGTATAAAAGAATCCCCTTCATACTTCAAATGGCATACACACTGTAG
- the LOC110915385 gene encoding sister chromatid cohesion protein PDS5 homolog A-A isoform X1 encodes MAQKLQIQLKQVGSSLQNPPASKDAVVTLLTEAAASLSEMDQSPSKALLESMQTLMNAIVKPEYLKHQDEQVKLLVAACTCEITRITAPEAPYDDDVLKDIFHLFVSTFKGLKDTKDPSFGRIVNILDTVAKYRSFVVMLDLECDDLVNEMFKTFFNVASDEHTEIVTVAMETIMAVLLEESEDIGEDLLLTVLSVLGRDKKDVSEAARRLGMEVIRQCAGKLEPGIKQFILSSMSGASKHHIDYHEVIYDVYRCAPQVLKKVVPSLTKELLTDKVDLRVKAVRLVGDLFAHKGSAIPKTFQPIFTEFLKRSSDDTIEVRMSVLEKVKLCLLSDPFREEAPKLLGALRDRLSDDDESIRKQVVAVVSDVASHDLSSISSDTIKLVAAHLEDKSLLVKKYTLERLSDIYRISCLKQHGGSNLNDDYDWIPGRILKCLYEKDLESDTVEQILCTSLFPAEFSVKDKVKKWVKLFSNFNEVEVKALEKLLEQKQRLQVELHKYLSLRQTYLQDNDASELQKKAAPCIRSISHCFVNPTKAEADFQLLDQSKDVDNIWKILTTLLDATTSSHKSRALRDELLKIVDEKHPLYELLSTLSIKCSYTIFDKEFVKDLVLETDLQKSDGNKTLTKACMDILAIVGCFSPLLLSGMENDLAHLLEDDDEVIKEGALHVLAKAGETIREQSGESSSSLDLILERICLEGTRKQAKYAVHALAAITKDKGLKSLSVLYKRLVDILEKRTNLPSVLQSLGCIAQIAMPVFETQESKVIGFIRKSILSCGQKTGDKAKESWDARSELCSLKIFGIKTLVKSYLPVKDAHLRVGIDELLKDLQNLLSFGEISKDVESSFVDKAHLKLASAKAIIRLSKHWDKKIPIDLFHLTMRTSEVGFPEVKKLFLNKVHQYIKDKSLDSKYACAFLLDFGPQNTILEEEHQNLKEIIEMCDPEYILPYLVHALAHHPSCPKIDECKDIKAYEPIYRKLYVFFSKLAAGDEDGLRREDINSINSVVRSIKRFEDAVDTNMTKNSHAICDLCLSITKRLARNNKDVNESVVRVSLPQVLYAPHKNKENENKEDGKKEEITEDDKKQEIKEDEKIEKTEEDENKQEIDTEVAEGQTWLADENALAYFESLILEANGDVPSISNEDDFLKDSENDVPLGKMLKLLKAKGSKAKNKKVVNNGSAPAVVEAENNIDILGMLKEINSDNADVSNKFESSNGHGKISSETKLKRKSVANDLSNVSVPKRRRSSPAKGQKRSTYVTTTFNINKMEDDSHDDDDDDKVTLKASTNKASVHKKDSTNTDERDTKPKKPVEADNNQKSGPIRKRKRRRISGLAKCTVDETPTHKTDLVGRRIQVWWPMDKAFYKGVVKSYDPEKKKHVVSYDDGDVEVLQLDKERWEFVENEHKPKQPKRLSTSSPSKGGSSKKKLKSSGSSKKAKESAEISPSSTVRGKRTPRKNLKQGQKGVSQRAEYLEIEKSKDLDTLMHEAEPEVNTKPTKVSKDDSLDTEGKTSSNEHDESSEGEEDSDKVKKSSPVKKQIKDAESSSSDTASSQGIEAESAKKETEKADIVETDKSHKEEDENNNSDSGGESADAQTPEDKKGSTSDAEFPDDEPLVVWKSRVGKTVKGK; translated from the exons ATGGCTCAAAAGCTGCAAATTCAACTCAAGCAAGTTGGATCCAGCCTTCAAAACCCACCTGCAAGTAAAGATGCTGTTGTTACCCTTCTAACG GAAGCTGCAGCATCTCTCTCTGAAATGGACCAATCACCATCAAAGGCGTTGTTGGAGTCTATGCAGACTCTAATGAATGCTATTGTCAAGCCAGAGTATCTAAAACATCAAGACGAACAAGTTAAGCTTCTTGTTGCAGCATGCACTTGTGAGATAACCAGAATTACCGCCCCTGAAGCCCCATATGACGATGATGTTTTGAAG GACATCTTTCATTTGTTTGTTAGCACTTTCAAAGGGTTAAAAGATACCAAAGACCCGTCTTTTGGAAGGATAGTAAACATACTGGATACCGTAGCAAAGTACCGATCATTTGTCgtgatgttggatctcgagtgtGATGATTTAGTTAATGaaatgtttaaaacatttttcaatGTTGCCAG TGACGAGCATACCGAAATCGTTACCGTGGCGATGGAGACAATAATGGCGGTTCTTTTGGAAGAAAGTGAGGATATCGGAGAGGACCTTTTACTCACCGTTTTATCTGTTTTAGGCCGTGATAAGAAA GATGTAAGCGAAGCAGCAAGGAGGCTCGGTATGGAAGTTATCCGGCAATGTGCTGGAAAACTTGAACCTGGGATTAAGCAGTTTATTTTATCGTCAATGTCCGGAGCTTCAAAACATCATATCGACTACCATGAAGTTATCTATGACGTATATCGCTGTGCTCCTCAGGTTTTAAAGAAAGTTGTGCCAAGCCTAACGAAAGAACTACTG ACAGATAAAGTAGACCTTCGCGTAAAGGCGGTGAGACTGGTAGGAGACTTGTTTGCACACAAGGGATCCGCCATTCCGAAGACGTTTCAGCCGATATTTACGGAGTTTTTGAAGAGATCGTCCGATGATACCATTGAGGTCCGGATGTCTGTCCTTGAAAAGGTCAAACTGTGTCTGTTGTCTGACCCGTTCAGAGAAGAAGCTCCTAAGTTACTTG GTGCCCTGCGTGACCGGCTGTCGGATGATGATGAAAGCATACGGAAACAAGTGGTTGCGGTAGTTTCAGATGTAGCTTCTCATGATTTATCGTCTATTTCATCTGATACCATAAAGCTTGTTGCTGCCCACCTCGAGGACAAATCT CTTCTTGTGAAAAAGTATACGTTGGAGAGGCTATCTGATATCTACCGAATCTCGTGTTTGAAGCAACATGGTGGATCGAACTTAAATGATGACTACGACTGGATTCCTGGAAGAATTTTGAAATGTTTATACGAGAAAGATCTTGA ATCCGACACGGTTGAGCAAATTCTATGCACGTCTCTATTCCCAGCTGAATTTTCAGTCAAAGATAAGGTTAAAAAGTGGGTCAAACTATTTTCAAATTTCAATGAAGTCGAGGTGAAGGCTTTAGAGAAATTACTGGAGCAGAAGCAAAG ATTACAAGTAGAGTTGCACAAGTATCTTTCACTTAGGCAGACGTATTTACAGGATAACGACGCTTCGGAGCTACAGAAGAAAGCCGCACCGTGTATTCGGTCTATATCTCATTGTTTCGTTAATCCCACAAAAGCAGAAGCAGATTTTCAGCTTCTCGATCAATCAAAAGATGTTGATAACATTTGGAAGATATTGACAACACTACTGGATGCCACCACCAGTTCTCATAAAAGTCGAGCCCTTCGG GATGAGTTGCTTAAGATTGTTGACGAGAAGCATCCTCTTTACGAACTTTTAAGCACTCTCTCTATAAAATGCTCATACACAATCTTCGATAAGGAGTTTGTCAAAGATCTTGTTCTCGAGACTGACCTACAGAAAAGTGATGGGAACAAAACATTAACTAAGGCTTGCATGGATATACTTGCG ATCGTTGGGTGCTTCAGTCCTTTGCTGTTAAGCGGGATGGAAAATGATTTGGCCCATCTTCTTGAGGACGATGATGAGGTAATCAAGGAAGGCGCTTTGCACGTACTAGCAAAAGCTGGTGAAACCATTCGTGAACAATCGGGAGAATCATCTAG TTCGTTAGACCTTATACTTGAAAGAATATGCTTAGAGGGTACTAGGAAGCAGGCGAAGTATGCGGTACACGCGTTAGCAGCCATTACAAAGGATAAAGGGCTCAAATCACTTTCGGTTCTATATAAG CGATTAGTGGATATACTAGAGAAGAGGACAAATCTGCCTTCTGTTTTACAGTCTTTAGGGTGTATAGCACAGATTGCAATGCCGGTTTTCGAAACACAAGAGAGTAAAGTCATCGGCTTTATAAGAAAATCTATCTTAAGTTGTGGTCAG AAAACTGGAGATAAAGCGAAAGAATCATGGGATGCCAGAAGCGAACTCTGTTCATTAAAG ATATTTGGCATTAAAACTCTGGTGAAGAGCTACCTGCCAGTAAAAGATGCACATCTTCGTGTCGGCATCGATGAGCTGTTAAAAGATCTTCAGAATTTGCTTTCTTTTGGGGAAATTTCAAAAGATGTTGAATCAAG TTTTGTTGATAAGGCTCATTTAAAGCTAGCTTCAGCTAAGGCCATTATACGTCTATCGAAGCACTGGGATAAGAAAATTCCCATCGATTTATTTCACCTTACCATGAGAACATCAGAG GTTGGATTCCCCGAGGTTAAGAAACTATTTCTCAACAAAGTACACCAGTACATAAAAGACAAGAGTTTGGACTCCAAATATGCCTGTGCCTTCTTATTAGATTTCGGACCCCAAAACACTATTCTCGAAGAG GAACATCAGAATTTGAAAGAAATCATCGAGATGTGCGACCCGGAGTACATTCTTCCGTACTTGGTCCATGCACTTGCACATCATCCTTCATGTCCAAAAATCGATGAATGCAAGGATATCAAAGCATATGAACCGATATACAG GAAGTTGTACgtatttttttctaagttagcagCTGGAGACGAAGATGGTCTAAGAAGGGAAGATATAAATTCAATAAATTCTGTTGTTCGAAGTATCAAGAGATTCGAAGATGCTGTAGATACAAATATGACAAAG AACTCGCACGCAATCTGTGATCTATGCTTGTCGATCACGAAGCGGTTAGCAAGAAACAACAAAGATGTTAATGAGTCGGTTGTACGCGTTTCTCTTCCGCAAGTCTTGTACGCACCACACAAGAATAAAGAAAATGAGAATAAAGAAGACGGAAAGAAAGAAGAAATCACCGAAGATGATAAGAAACAAGAGATCAAAGAAGACGAGAAGATAGAAAAAACCGAAGAAGACGAAAACAAACAAGAGATCGACACAGAGGTTGCTGAAGGTCAAACATGGCTGGCTGACGAGAACGCTCTTGCGTACTTTGAGTCCCTTATCTTGGAAGCTAATGGCGAT GTTCCGTCAATATCCAACGAGGATGATTTTCTGAAGGACAGTGAAAACGACGTGCCGTTAGGAAAAATGTTAAAACTTCTAAAAGCTAAAGGATCAAAGGCAAAAAACAAAAAGGTAGTGAATAACGGATCTGCGCCTGCTGTCGTGGAAGCTGAAAATAACATCGACATATTGGGAATGTTAAAAGAAATAAACTCGGATAATGCGGACGTGTCAAATAAATTCGAGTCAAGCAATGGGCATGGTAAAATATCAAGTGAAACAAAGCTCAAGAGGAAAAGCGTGGCTAACGATCTAAGCAATGTCTCAGTACCAAAACGTCGGAGATCATCCCCTGCTAAGGGTCAAAAGAGATCAACTTATGTAACTACCACATTTAATATCAATAAAATGGAAGATGATtcacatgatgatgatgatgatgataaggtTACTTTGAAAGCAAGTACCAACAAAGCTTCCGTACATAAAAAAGACTCCACTAACACTGACGAACGTGATACGAAG CCTAAAAAGCCCGTGGAGGCTGATAATAATCAGAAGTCAGGGCCCATAAGGAAGCGGAAGAGAAGACGGATTTCCGGATTAGCGAAG TGCACCGTGGATGAAACTCCAACTCACAAGACAGACTTGGTTGGCAGACGCATACAAGTCTGGTGGCCTATGGATAAGGC GTTTTATAAAGGTGTTGTGAAGTCTTACGATCCTGAAAAGAAAAAACATGTG GTATCATACGATGACGGGGATGTCGAAGTGCTACAACTAGACAAAGAGCGATGGGAATTTGTTGAGAATGAGCACAAGCCTAAACAG CCTAAGCGACTGTCAACTAGTTCACCCTCTAAAGGAGG ATCATCTAAGAAGAAACTCAAGTCATCGGGTAGCTCCAAAAAAGCCAAGGAATCGGCCGAAAT ATCACCGTCATCTACTGTACGAGGCAAAAGAACTCCACGAAAAAATTTGAAGCAAGGACAAAAGGGGGTGTCACAAAGAGCTGAATATTTGGAAATAGAGAAAAGCAAGGATCTTGATACGTTAATGCATGAGGCCGAACCTGAAGTCAACACCAAGCCTACCAAAGTTTCTAAAGATGATAGTTTGGACACCGAAG GGAAAACGTCGAGTAATGAACACGACGAGAGCTCAGAAGGCGAGGAGGATTCCGACAAGGTGAAAAAATCAAGTCCCGTGAAGAAACAAATAAAAGATGCCGAGAGTAGCTCAAGTGATACCGCATCCTCTCAGGGAATCGAAGCTGAATCTGCGAAGAAAGAAACCGAAAAGGCTGACATTGTAGAAACCGATAAATCTCATAAGGAAGAAGATGAAAATAACAACTCAGATTCAGGAGGTGAATCAGCCGATGCACAAACACCTGAGGACAAAAAGGGATCAACTTCCGATGCGGAGTTCCCTGACGACGAGCCGCTT GTTGTTTGGAAGTCTCGAGTTGGAAAAACCGTTAAAGGCAAATAA
- the LOC110915385 gene encoding sister chromatid cohesion protein PDS5 homolog A-A isoform X2, whose translation MAQKLQIQLKQVGSSLQNPPASKDAVVTLLTEAAASLSEMDQSPSKALLESMQTLMNAIVKPEYLKHQDEQVKLLVAACTCEITRITAPEAPYDDDVLKDIFHLFVSTFKGLKDTKDPSFGRIVNILDTVAKYRSFVVMLDLECDDLVNEMFKTFFNVASDEHTEIVTVAMETIMAVLLEESEDIGEDLLLTVLSVLGRDKKDVSEAARRLGMEVIRQCAGKLEPGIKQFILSSMSGASKHHIDYHEVIYDVYRCAPQVLKKVVPSLTKELLTDKVDLRVKAVRLVGDLFAHKGSAIPKTFQPIFTEFLKRSSDDTIEVRMSVLEKVKLCLLSDPFREEAPKLLGALRDRLSDDDESIRKQVVAVVSDVASHDLSSISSDTIKLVAAHLEDKSLLVKKYTLERLSDIYRISCLKQHGGSNLNDDYDWIPGRILKCLYEKDLESDTVEQILCTSLFPAEFSVKDKVKKWVKLFSNFNEVEVKALEKLLEQKQRLQVELHKYLSLRQTYLQDNDASELQKKAAPCIRSISHCFVNPTKAEADFQLLDQSKDVDNIWKILTTLLDATTSSHKSRALRDELLKIVDEKHPLYELLSTLSIKCSYTIFDKEFVKDLVLETDLQKSDGNKTLTKACMDILAIVGCFSPLLLSGMENDLAHLLEDDDEVIKEGALHVLAKAGETIREQSGESSSSLDLILERICLEGTRKQAKYAVHALAAITKDKGLKSLSVLYKRLVDILEKRTNLPSVLQSLGCIAQIAMPVFETQESKVIGFIRKSILSCGQKTGDKAKESWDARSELCSLKIFGIKTLVKSYLPVKDAHLRVGIDELLKDLQNLLSFGEISKDVESSFVDKAHLKLASAKAIIRLSKHWDKKIPIDLFHLTMRTSEVGFPEVKKLFLNKVHQYIKDKSLDSKYACAFLLDFGPQNTILEENLKEIIEMCDPEYILPYLVHALAHHPSCPKIDECKDIKAYEPIYRKLYVFFSKLAAGDEDGLRREDINSINSVVRSIKRFEDAVDTNMTKNSHAICDLCLSITKRLARNNKDVNESVVRVSLPQVLYAPHKNKENENKEDGKKEEITEDDKKQEIKEDEKIEKTEEDENKQEIDTEVAEGQTWLADENALAYFESLILEANGDVPSISNEDDFLKDSENDVPLGKMLKLLKAKGSKAKNKKVVNNGSAPAVVEAENNIDILGMLKEINSDNADVSNKFESSNGHGKISSETKLKRKSVANDLSNVSVPKRRRSSPAKGQKRSTYVTTTFNINKMEDDSHDDDDDDKVTLKASTNKASVHKKDSTNTDERDTKPKKPVEADNNQKSGPIRKRKRRRISGLAKCTVDETPTHKTDLVGRRIQVWWPMDKAFYKGVVKSYDPEKKKHVVSYDDGDVEVLQLDKERWEFVENEHKPKQPKRLSTSSPSKGGSSKKKLKSSGSSKKAKESAEISPSSTVRGKRTPRKNLKQGQKGVSQRAEYLEIEKSKDLDTLMHEAEPEVNTKPTKVSKDDSLDTEGKTSSNEHDESSEGEEDSDKVKKSSPVKKQIKDAESSSSDTASSQGIEAESAKKETEKADIVETDKSHKEEDENNNSDSGGESADAQTPEDKKGSTSDAEFPDDEPLVVWKSRVGKTVKGK comes from the exons ATGGCTCAAAAGCTGCAAATTCAACTCAAGCAAGTTGGATCCAGCCTTCAAAACCCACCTGCAAGTAAAGATGCTGTTGTTACCCTTCTAACG GAAGCTGCAGCATCTCTCTCTGAAATGGACCAATCACCATCAAAGGCGTTGTTGGAGTCTATGCAGACTCTAATGAATGCTATTGTCAAGCCAGAGTATCTAAAACATCAAGACGAACAAGTTAAGCTTCTTGTTGCAGCATGCACTTGTGAGATAACCAGAATTACCGCCCCTGAAGCCCCATATGACGATGATGTTTTGAAG GACATCTTTCATTTGTTTGTTAGCACTTTCAAAGGGTTAAAAGATACCAAAGACCCGTCTTTTGGAAGGATAGTAAACATACTGGATACCGTAGCAAAGTACCGATCATTTGTCgtgatgttggatctcgagtgtGATGATTTAGTTAATGaaatgtttaaaacatttttcaatGTTGCCAG TGACGAGCATACCGAAATCGTTACCGTGGCGATGGAGACAATAATGGCGGTTCTTTTGGAAGAAAGTGAGGATATCGGAGAGGACCTTTTACTCACCGTTTTATCTGTTTTAGGCCGTGATAAGAAA GATGTAAGCGAAGCAGCAAGGAGGCTCGGTATGGAAGTTATCCGGCAATGTGCTGGAAAACTTGAACCTGGGATTAAGCAGTTTATTTTATCGTCAATGTCCGGAGCTTCAAAACATCATATCGACTACCATGAAGTTATCTATGACGTATATCGCTGTGCTCCTCAGGTTTTAAAGAAAGTTGTGCCAAGCCTAACGAAAGAACTACTG ACAGATAAAGTAGACCTTCGCGTAAAGGCGGTGAGACTGGTAGGAGACTTGTTTGCACACAAGGGATCCGCCATTCCGAAGACGTTTCAGCCGATATTTACGGAGTTTTTGAAGAGATCGTCCGATGATACCATTGAGGTCCGGATGTCTGTCCTTGAAAAGGTCAAACTGTGTCTGTTGTCTGACCCGTTCAGAGAAGAAGCTCCTAAGTTACTTG GTGCCCTGCGTGACCGGCTGTCGGATGATGATGAAAGCATACGGAAACAAGTGGTTGCGGTAGTTTCAGATGTAGCTTCTCATGATTTATCGTCTATTTCATCTGATACCATAAAGCTTGTTGCTGCCCACCTCGAGGACAAATCT CTTCTTGTGAAAAAGTATACGTTGGAGAGGCTATCTGATATCTACCGAATCTCGTGTTTGAAGCAACATGGTGGATCGAACTTAAATGATGACTACGACTGGATTCCTGGAAGAATTTTGAAATGTTTATACGAGAAAGATCTTGA ATCCGACACGGTTGAGCAAATTCTATGCACGTCTCTATTCCCAGCTGAATTTTCAGTCAAAGATAAGGTTAAAAAGTGGGTCAAACTATTTTCAAATTTCAATGAAGTCGAGGTGAAGGCTTTAGAGAAATTACTGGAGCAGAAGCAAAG ATTACAAGTAGAGTTGCACAAGTATCTTTCACTTAGGCAGACGTATTTACAGGATAACGACGCTTCGGAGCTACAGAAGAAAGCCGCACCGTGTATTCGGTCTATATCTCATTGTTTCGTTAATCCCACAAAAGCAGAAGCAGATTTTCAGCTTCTCGATCAATCAAAAGATGTTGATAACATTTGGAAGATATTGACAACACTACTGGATGCCACCACCAGTTCTCATAAAAGTCGAGCCCTTCGG GATGAGTTGCTTAAGATTGTTGACGAGAAGCATCCTCTTTACGAACTTTTAAGCACTCTCTCTATAAAATGCTCATACACAATCTTCGATAAGGAGTTTGTCAAAGATCTTGTTCTCGAGACTGACCTACAGAAAAGTGATGGGAACAAAACATTAACTAAGGCTTGCATGGATATACTTGCG ATCGTTGGGTGCTTCAGTCCTTTGCTGTTAAGCGGGATGGAAAATGATTTGGCCCATCTTCTTGAGGACGATGATGAGGTAATCAAGGAAGGCGCTTTGCACGTACTAGCAAAAGCTGGTGAAACCATTCGTGAACAATCGGGAGAATCATCTAG TTCGTTAGACCTTATACTTGAAAGAATATGCTTAGAGGGTACTAGGAAGCAGGCGAAGTATGCGGTACACGCGTTAGCAGCCATTACAAAGGATAAAGGGCTCAAATCACTTTCGGTTCTATATAAG CGATTAGTGGATATACTAGAGAAGAGGACAAATCTGCCTTCTGTTTTACAGTCTTTAGGGTGTATAGCACAGATTGCAATGCCGGTTTTCGAAACACAAGAGAGTAAAGTCATCGGCTTTATAAGAAAATCTATCTTAAGTTGTGGTCAG AAAACTGGAGATAAAGCGAAAGAATCATGGGATGCCAGAAGCGAACTCTGTTCATTAAAG ATATTTGGCATTAAAACTCTGGTGAAGAGCTACCTGCCAGTAAAAGATGCACATCTTCGTGTCGGCATCGATGAGCTGTTAAAAGATCTTCAGAATTTGCTTTCTTTTGGGGAAATTTCAAAAGATGTTGAATCAAG TTTTGTTGATAAGGCTCATTTAAAGCTAGCTTCAGCTAAGGCCATTATACGTCTATCGAAGCACTGGGATAAGAAAATTCCCATCGATTTATTTCACCTTACCATGAGAACATCAGAG GTTGGATTCCCCGAGGTTAAGAAACTATTTCTCAACAAAGTACACCAGTACATAAAAGACAAGAGTTTGGACTCCAAATATGCCTGTGCCTTCTTATTAGATTTCGGACCCCAAAACACTATTCTCGAAGAG AATTTGAAAGAAATCATCGAGATGTGCGACCCGGAGTACATTCTTCCGTACTTGGTCCATGCACTTGCACATCATCCTTCATGTCCAAAAATCGATGAATGCAAGGATATCAAAGCATATGAACCGATATACAG GAAGTTGTACgtatttttttctaagttagcagCTGGAGACGAAGATGGTCTAAGAAGGGAAGATATAAATTCAATAAATTCTGTTGTTCGAAGTATCAAGAGATTCGAAGATGCTGTAGATACAAATATGACAAAG AACTCGCACGCAATCTGTGATCTATGCTTGTCGATCACGAAGCGGTTAGCAAGAAACAACAAAGATGTTAATGAGTCGGTTGTACGCGTTTCTCTTCCGCAAGTCTTGTACGCACCACACAAGAATAAAGAAAATGAGAATAAAGAAGACGGAAAGAAAGAAGAAATCACCGAAGATGATAAGAAACAAGAGATCAAAGAAGACGAGAAGATAGAAAAAACCGAAGAAGACGAAAACAAACAAGAGATCGACACAGAGGTTGCTGAAGGTCAAACATGGCTGGCTGACGAGAACGCTCTTGCGTACTTTGAGTCCCTTATCTTGGAAGCTAATGGCGAT GTTCCGTCAATATCCAACGAGGATGATTTTCTGAAGGACAGTGAAAACGACGTGCCGTTAGGAAAAATGTTAAAACTTCTAAAAGCTAAAGGATCAAAGGCAAAAAACAAAAAGGTAGTGAATAACGGATCTGCGCCTGCTGTCGTGGAAGCTGAAAATAACATCGACATATTGGGAATGTTAAAAGAAATAAACTCGGATAATGCGGACGTGTCAAATAAATTCGAGTCAAGCAATGGGCATGGTAAAATATCAAGTGAAACAAAGCTCAAGAGGAAAAGCGTGGCTAACGATCTAAGCAATGTCTCAGTACCAAAACGTCGGAGATCATCCCCTGCTAAGGGTCAAAAGAGATCAACTTATGTAACTACCACATTTAATATCAATAAAATGGAAGATGATtcacatgatgatgatgatgatgataaggtTACTTTGAAAGCAAGTACCAACAAAGCTTCCGTACATAAAAAAGACTCCACTAACACTGACGAACGTGATACGAAG CCTAAAAAGCCCGTGGAGGCTGATAATAATCAGAAGTCAGGGCCCATAAGGAAGCGGAAGAGAAGACGGATTTCCGGATTAGCGAAG TGCACCGTGGATGAAACTCCAACTCACAAGACAGACTTGGTTGGCAGACGCATACAAGTCTGGTGGCCTATGGATAAGGC GTTTTATAAAGGTGTTGTGAAGTCTTACGATCCTGAAAAGAAAAAACATGTG GTATCATACGATGACGGGGATGTCGAAGTGCTACAACTAGACAAAGAGCGATGGGAATTTGTTGAGAATGAGCACAAGCCTAAACAG CCTAAGCGACTGTCAACTAGTTCACCCTCTAAAGGAGG ATCATCTAAGAAGAAACTCAAGTCATCGGGTAGCTCCAAAAAAGCCAAGGAATCGGCCGAAAT ATCACCGTCATCTACTGTACGAGGCAAAAGAACTCCACGAAAAAATTTGAAGCAAGGACAAAAGGGGGTGTCACAAAGAGCTGAATATTTGGAAATAGAGAAAAGCAAGGATCTTGATACGTTAATGCATGAGGCCGAACCTGAAGTCAACACCAAGCCTACCAAAGTTTCTAAAGATGATAGTTTGGACACCGAAG GGAAAACGTCGAGTAATGAACACGACGAGAGCTCAGAAGGCGAGGAGGATTCCGACAAGGTGAAAAAATCAAGTCCCGTGAAGAAACAAATAAAAGATGCCGAGAGTAGCTCAAGTGATACCGCATCCTCTCAGGGAATCGAAGCTGAATCTGCGAAGAAAGAAACCGAAAAGGCTGACATTGTAGAAACCGATAAATCTCATAAGGAAGAAGATGAAAATAACAACTCAGATTCAGGAGGTGAATCAGCCGATGCACAAACACCTGAGGACAAAAAGGGATCAACTTCCGATGCGGAGTTCCCTGACGACGAGCCGCTT GTTGTTTGGAAGTCTCGAGTTGGAAAAACCGTTAAAGGCAAATAA